A window from Mya arenaria isolate MELC-2E11 chromosome 9, ASM2691426v1 encodes these proteins:
- the LOC128203407 gene encoding uncharacterized protein LOC128203407 isoform X1 yields MLKMIHYLRPVMASNKTSSNASDKSELECRKGEPTLAPVENMLSTFWRSLTGIYQTKKTDTTSEATPMTLPGTDKINQPLMASNKYPTVKSESKDLNSVEISSEMEPTQVINTDNPNEVPPLKGPDLSQQISQEDLSTKKEQVMASNENPTVPMQTTPTDNPNEAPPMTTPVFISDQSQQKVLTKEDVSPSPQRPNKKPTVSSDSIGIKSIDLACEVEQNQTSVIDDPNNDPPNSLDPMSLSIEGELSSHKRPNNTSKENPSVLPASRDSEPFDQSSKEELSQTKKTDNPNPVPPLKGPDPSQPIPQEDPSQLVQQEDPSQLVPQEDPSQPIPQENPSQPTTKKDPSQLIPQEDQSQPITQEDPSQPITQEEPSQPIPQEDPSQPIPQEDPAQPIPQEDPSQPIPQEDQFQPIPQEYSSQPIQQEDPSQPIPQEDPSQPIPQEDPSQSITQDDPSRPITKEDPSQLILQEDQSQPITQEDPSQPIPQEDHSQPILQEYPSQPIPPEGPSQPITEEVPLQPIPQEDPSQPITQDSSQPIPQEDPSQPITKEDPSQPIPQEDPSQPIPQEDPSQPISQEDPSQPIQQEDQSQPITQEDPSQQITQEDPSQPIPQEDPSQPIPQEDPSQPITLEDPSQPIPQEDPSQRITQEDPSQPIPQEDPSQQKPQEDPSQPIPQEDPSQSITQEYPLQPIPQEDTSQPLPQEHPSQPKTQEEKSQPIPQEDPSKPITQEDPSQPITLDDPSQPIPQEYPSQPIPQEDPTQHITQEDPSQPIPQEDPYQPIPQEDPSQLIPQEGPSQQISQEHPSQPIQQKDPSQPITQEHPSQPIQQKHPSQPIPQEYPSQLIPQEDPSQLITQEDPSQPIPQEDPYQPIPQEDPSQLIPQEDPSQQITQEHPSQPIQQKDPSQPITQEHPSQPIQQEHPSQPITQEDQSQPVPQEDLSQLIPQEDQSQPIPQEDPSQPIPQEESITRNVHLSTRYSSVFKKPQCLICASEDNTLKVCNDVLDEISHIDKPCVVVAIAGLYRTGKSFLMNRIANEQTGFVLGDTIESTTKGIWVWCKDHPEQKDTVLILLDTEGLGDIEKGDSNHDNRIFTLATLLCSTLVYNMKGQLDQDALNKLTFVSEMSKTVKFGGRCDEDNSLLQCVLPGFVLALRDFDVKLIKNGRKITEDEYLEQGLESKTGKGASFNKVRESIRKFFPKGRRRCFAFPRPGDVLENIESLTFQDLSPNFQKVTTKLLSYIYCQEPKQLEVSKPVNGSMFATLARNYVDALANGAVPDVDDAFATVAKIENQRVKEECMNMFRSKMEELQLPQPSKLLDIHFTDTRWTALEYMRTKAIKDVANVVERKAQMEMDLFWQQFQRQNEGELVKHCKHVLFGLESIRNLLARLQTEGYNVLGGHKKFKRDVETARQQYEQAFFDYEPREVGLVWSNFANRLGPDENKILEKDDELCVEQKKREKEETAESMERMKIEMAEDNQKALDKQKNELDEQQMELNVERERRDKEHEDKVEDLQKKIASLETNKEDQIKLLDQISAFQEESRRQKEEANNKLEEIQRLENKKREDLEEKLTIEKGKLEEEKIKFEERHRREKEKREEANRKHEEKLISEKEKREEENRKHEERHRLEEKKLEEAKRKHEEKLTNEKEVFEKEKRKHEEKLRSEKQKRKEEKRKHQEKLSSEKEAWEEKNRKHEEILRRVKETWEEDKRKHEEIIRSEEEKSKETKRNHEETRRMEKEAWTEQVKKHELKLNREKEVFEEENRNQREQLRTEKEKRKEQNRKHEEQLKIVMEKREEENRKHEEKHKIGKEKLTELMKQEQERKDEYFFFRLWNAALNK; encoded by the exons acaaGTTATGGCTTCGAATGAAAATCCAACTGTACCAATGCAA ACAACACCGACAGACAATCCAAATGAAGCCCCGCCTATGACAACACCTg ttttcatttcAGATCAATCCCAACAAAAGGTTTTAACAAAAGAAGACGTATCGCCGTCCCCACAAAG ACCAAATAAAAAACCGACTGTATCATCAGACAGCATCGGAATTAAATCAATTGATCTAGCTTGCGAAGTGGAACAAAATCAG ACTAGTGTGATAGATGATCCAAATAATGACCCGCCCAATAGTCTGG ATCCAATGTCGTTATCAATTGAAGGAGAATTGTCATCTCATAAAAG ACCTAATAATACTTCGAAGGAAAACCCTTCTGTTTTGCCTGCCAGCAGGGATTCTGAACCATTTGATCAATCTAGCAAGGAGGAGCTATCACAG ACAAAAAAGACAGACAATCCGAATCCAGTTCCGCCTCTGAAAGGACCTG atccATCACAACCGATACCACAAGAAGATCCATCACAACTGGTACAACAAGAAGATCCATCACAACTGGTACCACAAGAAGATCCATCACAACCGATACCACAAGAAAATCCATCACAACCGACAACAAAAAAAGATCCATCCCAACTGATACCACAAGAAGATCAATCACAACCGATAACACAAGAAGATCCATCACAACCGATAACACAAGAAGAGCCATCACAACCGATACCACAAGAAGATCCATCCCAACCGATACCACAAGAAGATCCAGCACAACCGATACCACAAGAAGATCCATCACAACCGATACCACAAGAAGATCAATTCCAACCGATACCACAAGAATATTCATCACAACCAATACAACAAGAAGATCCATCACAACCGATACCACAGGAAGATCCATCACAACCGATACCACAAGAAGATCCATCACAATCGATAACACAAGACGACCCATCACGACCGATAACAAAAGAAGATCCATCCCAACTGATACTACAAGAAGATCAATCACAACCGATAACACAAGAAGATCCATCACAACCGATACCACAGGAAGATCATTCACAACCGATACTACAAGAATATCCATCCCAACCAATACCACCAGAAGGTCCATCACAACCGATAACAGAAGAAGTTCCTTTACAACCGATACCACAAGAAGATCCATCACAACCGATAACACAAGATTCATCACAACCGATACCACAAGAAGATCCATCACAACCGATAACAAAAGAAGATCCATCACAACCGATACCACAAGAAGATCCATCCCAACCGATACCACAAGAAGATCCATCACAACCGATATCACAAGAAGATCCATCACAACCGATACAACAAGAAGATCAATCACAACCGATAACACAAGAAGATCCATCACAGCAGATAACACAAGAAGATCCATCACAACCGATACCACAAGAAGATCCATCACAACCGATACCACAAGAAGATCCATCACAACCGATAACACTAGAAGATCCATCACAACCGATACCACAAGAAGATCCATCACAACGGATAACACAAGAAGATCCATCACAACCGATACCACAAGAAGATCCGTCACAACAGAAACCACAAGAAGATCCATCCCAACCGATACCACAAGAAGATCCATCACAATCCATAACACAAGAATATCCATTACAACCGATACCACAAGAAGATACATCCCAACCGTTACCACAAGAACATCCATCACAACCGAAAACACAAGAAGAAAAATCACAACCGATACCACAAGAAGATCCATCAAAACCGATTACACAAGAAGATCCATCACAACCGATAACACTAGACGATCCATCACAACCGATACCACAAGAATATCCATCACAACCGATACCACAAGAAGATCCAACACAACATATAACTCAAGAAGATCCATCACAACCGATACCACAAGAAGATCCATATCAACCGATACCACAAGAAGATCCATCACAACTGATACCGCAAGAAGGTCCATCACAACAGATATCACAAGAACATCCATCACAACCGATACAACAAAAAGATCCATCACAACCGATTACACAAGAACATCCATCACAaccaatacaacaaaaacatccATCACAACCGATACCACAAGAATATCCATCACAACTGATACCACAAGAAGATCCATCACAACTGATAACTCAAGAAGATCCATCACAACCGATACCACAAGAAGATCCATATCAACCGATACCACAAGAAGATCCATCACAACTGATACCGCAAGAAGATCCATCACAACAAATAACACAAGAACATCCATCACAACCGATACAACAAAAAGATCCATCACAACCGATTACACAAGAACATCCATCACAACCGATACAACAAGAACATCCATCGCAACCGATAACACAAGAAGATCAATCACAACCGGTACCACAAGAAGATCTGTCACAACTGATACCACAAGAAGATCAATCCCAACCGATACCTCAAGAAGATCCATCACAACCGATACCACAAGAAGAATCGATTACAAGAAATGT GCATCTGTCAACACGCTATTCCAGCGTCTTCAAGAAACCCCAATGCCTTATTTGCGCAAGCGAAGACAATACACTCAAAGTCTGTAATGATGTCCTTGACGAGATTTCCCACATAGACAAACCGTGTGTCGTCGTGGCAATTGCGGGATTATATAGAAcaggaaaatcatttttgatGAATCGAATTGCTAACGAACAAACAG GTTTTGTACTCGGTGACACAATAGAGTCAACAACGAAAGGCATCTGGGTTTGGTGCAAAGATCATCCAGAACAGAAGGACACAGTTCTAATACTTCTGGACACGGAAGgattgggagacattgaaaag GGGGATTCGAACCACGACAACCGCATTTTCACACTTGCTACACTGCTGTGCAGCACCCTAGTGTACAATATGAAAGGACAGTTGGACCAGGATGCTTTGAATAAACTCAC ATTTGTTTCTGAAATGTCTAAAACCGTCAAATTTGGCGGAAGGTGTGATGAAGACAACAGTCTTTTGCAATGCGTACTTCCTGGATTTGTGCTGGCTTTGAGAGATTTCGATGTGAAATTGATCAAAAATGGTCGGAAAATCACAGAAGACGAATACCTTGAACAGGGCCTAGAGAGTAAAACGGGAAAAGGTGCTTCTTTCAATAAAGTCCGTGAATCCATCCGAAAATTCTTTCCGAAAGGCAGACGGAGATGTTTTGCATTCCCTCGCCCTGGCGACGTTTTGGAAAACATAGAAAGCCTCACTTTTCAAGACCTTTCCCCAAATTTTCAGAAAGTTACTACAAAATTATTGTCATATATCTACTGCCAGGAACCAAAGCAACTCGAAGTTAGCAAACCAGTCAACGGATCAA TGTTTGCCACGCTAGCCAGAAATTATGTAGATGCCCTTGCAAATGGAGCTGTGCCTGATGTTGACGATGCATTTGCAACGGTTGCTAAAATCGAAAATCAAAGAGTTAAAGAAGAATGCATGAACATGTTTCGATCAAAAATGGAGGAGTTACAGTTGCCACAGCCATCAAAATTGCTTGATATACATTTCACAGACACCCGGTGGACTGCGCTTGAATACATGCGTACAAAAGCTATCAAGGATGTTGCAAATGTTGTTGAAAGAAAAGCTcag ATGGAAATGGACTTGTTCTGGCAACagtttcaaagacaaaatgaaGGGGAATTGGTGAAACATTGTAAACACGtactttttggcttggaatCCATTAGAAACTTGCTTGCGAGGTTGCAGACCGAAGGTTATAATGTCCTCGGAGGCCATAAAAAATTCAAACGAGATGTCGAAACAGCCAGGCAGCAATACGAGCAAGCTTTTTTTGATTATGAACCAAGAGAG GTCGGATTAGTTTGGAGCAACTTTGCGAACCGACTTGGTCCAGATGAAAACAAGATCCTTGAAAAAGACGATGAGCTTTGTGTGGAACAGAAAAAGA GGGAGAAAGAAGAAACTGCAGAATCAATGGAACGAATGAAAATCGAAATGGCAGAAGACAATCAGAAAGCTTTAGATAAACAAAAGAATGAACTGGATGAGCAACAAATGGAGCTTAATGTAGAACGCGAAAGGCGAGACAAAGAACATGAGGACAAGGTAGAAGATCTACAGAAAAAGATTGCGTCTCTTGAAACAAATAAGGAAGACCAAATTAAACTACTTGATCAAATTTCAGCATTTCAAGAGGAAAGCAGACGACAAAAGGAAGAGGCAAATAATAAACTCGAAGAAATACAAagacttgaaaataaaaaacgTGAAGATCTTGAGGAAAAGCTTACAATCGAGAAGGGAAAATTGGAAGAAGAGAAAATAAAGTTTGAAGAGAGGCATAGACGTGAAAAGGAAAAACGGGAAGAAGCCAATAGAAAACACGAAGAAAAGCTTATTAGCGAAAAGGAAAAAAGGGAAGAAGAGAATAGAAAGCACGAAGAGAGGCATAGACTTGAAGAGAAAAAACTGGAAGAAGCGAAAAGAAAACACGAAGAGAAGCTAACTAACGAAAAGGAAGTATTTGAAAAAGAGAAGAGAAAACACGAAGAGAAGCTTAGAAGCGAAAAGCAAAAAcggaaagaagaaaaaagaaaacaccaaGAGAAGCTTTCAAGCGAAAAGGAAGCAtgggaagaaaaaaatagaaaacacgAAGAGATTCTTAGACGTGTAAAGGAAACATGGGAAGAAGACAAAAGAAAACACGAAGAGATTATTAGAAGCGAAGAGgaaaaaagtaaagaaacaaaACGAAATCATGAAGAGACTCGTAGAATGGAAAAAGAAGCATGGACAGAACAAGTAAAAAAACACGAATTGAAACTTAATAGAGAAAAGGAAGTTTTTGAAGAGGAGAATAGAAATCAAAGAGAGCAGCTTAGAACCGAAAAGGAAAAACGGAAAGAGCAGAATAGAAAACACGAAGAGCAGCTTAAAATCGTAATGGAAAAAAGGGAAGAAGAGAATAGAAAACACGAAGAGAAACATAAAATTGGAAAAGAAAAACTGACAGAACTGATGAAACAGGAACAGGAACGAAAAGacgagtattttttttttcgattgtGGAATGCTGCTCTGAATAAATAA